Genomic segment of Deltaproteobacteria bacterium:
ATACTGGCAGGGCTGGCTCTACATCGGAATCCTGTTGGGCGACCTGTCGGCCGTCATCCTCTTCGTGCCGATCGATCTTCTGCACGAACGAATGAAGCCGGGACCCGGAAGGAAGAGGTGGGACAAGATCCTGGTCGCTCTGCTCTTTCCTCTGAGCTATTCGGTCGTCGTCGTGGCGAGCCTCGACGCAGGTCGATACGGCGAGGGCCTTTCATTATCGCCGTACGGGTTGGGCATGGTGCTCCTGGTCTATGGATTCTCCTCCGTGATTTCCATTTGGAGCATGCTCGTCAACCCGTTTTTTTCGAGCGTCATGCGGATTCAGGCCGACAGGGGCCATCAGGTGATCTCCAAGGGGCCCTATTCGGTGATCCGGCATCCGGGTTATCTCGGGGAGATCTTGGGTATTTTGGCAACCCCGCTTCTGCTCGGCTCTCTGTGGGGTTTGGTCCCGGCCGGAGCCGTATCCGTCCTGATCGGCGTCCGGGCATATCTGGAGGACACGACCTTACGGCGCGAACTCGAGGGATATGAAGAGTACACCCAGGAAGTCAGATATCGCCTCCTGCCCGGTATATGGTGATGGGTGTGGGTCGTTTCTGCCTCTCGGCAATCCCCTTTTGTTGCGCCATGGTCCTGTCGAAGATGAAGCACGGGGACGGACCTTCGGGTGAGACCGTGCCGGGTTGCGGTGGGCAAGCGGGTGGGGAAACCCGGGAAGAGATGGAAGATAAGGCAAAGGAGGAAAAGCGGAGAAGGGCCGAAAAAAAAGATTAACATGTCAAGTTCTGTACAGTATAAGTCAACTGATGTCAAAAGAAGTCAAATCCAAGGGAGAGGAGGGAAGTGTCTGCCTCAAGCCAGGAATCTGAAGATCAGCTCCTTTCGCGGACTCCACAAGATCGGGCTCAAGCTCCGGGATTCTAAATCCGAGCGCGACAAGTTCGTGGAAGATCCGGTCAAGTATCTTGAAGATGCCGGCATCTCGGTTCCTTCGGAGCTCGAGGTACAGCTCAGAAACCAGGCTTTCAGCCTGGAGACCGTCCTGACCGGGAAACACGACCCGGTTGCGGCCATTCCGGTGGCTTGAGTGGCGATCTGAATCTCCGGTACGGAGATTACACGTCATCTGACGCTAAGGGGAAGGGGTAGGGTATACACCTTCCCCTGTCTCTTCCGTGCTCGGCCAGTGCCTCGGGGAAGGTGATCGGTGTGTTTCTGAATTCAGTTGGGATGCTCCTGACCTTTCGATGCAATGCGATGTGCCGCCACTGCTGCTTTGAGGCCGGGCCGGAGCGTACTGACCGGATGCCCATCGAGGATGCCAGGCGCTTTGTTCG
This window contains:
- a CDS encoding isoprenylcysteine carboxylmethyltransferase family protein → MVKIRERLRNPVFLQAVKKSIFVTLLTMLTVFLAAGRLTYWQGWLYIGILLGDLSAVILFVPIDLLHERMKPGPGRKRWDKILVALLFPLSYSVVVVASLDAGRYGEGLSLSPYGLGMVLLVYGFSSVISIWSMLVNPFFSSVMRIQADRGHQVISKGPYSVIRHPGYLGEILGILATPLLLGSLWGLVPAGAVSVLIGVRAYLEDTTLRRELEGYEEYTQEVRYRLLPGIW